One genomic window of Mustela erminea isolate mMusErm1 chromosome 13, mMusErm1.Pri, whole genome shotgun sequence includes the following:
- the C13H22orf39 gene encoding UPF0545 protein C22orf39 homolog isoform X1 — protein sequence MADGGGWRPPRPCEVYRAEWKLCRSARHFLHHYYVHGERPACEQWRRDLASCREWEESRSAEAQLFRKGPEEKGVTGAA from the exons ATGGCGGACGGTGGAGGCTGGCGG CCGCCGCGCCCCTGCGAAGTCTACCGCGCGGAGTGGAAGCTCTGCCGCAGCGCCAGACACTTCCTGCACCACTACTACGTCCACGGCGAACGGCCGGCCTGCGAGCAGTGGCGGCGCGACCTGGCCAGCTGCCGGGAGTGGGAGGAGAGCCGGAGCGCGGAGGCCCAG CTTTTTCGGAAGGGGcctgaggagaagggagttacaGGGGCGGCGTGA
- the C13H22orf39 gene encoding UPF0545 protein C22orf39 homolog isoform X2: MADGGGWRPPRPCEVYRAEWKLCRSARHFLHHYYVHGERPACEQWRRDLASCREWEESRSAEAQRSLCESERARVQATRKHTLVWALRQSPPADWHLPLPQEEKDQ, from the exons ATGGCGGACGGTGGAGGCTGGCGG CCGCCGCGCCCCTGCGAAGTCTACCGCGCGGAGTGGAAGCTCTGCCGCAGCGCCAGACACTTCCTGCACCACTACTACGTCCACGGCGAACGGCCGGCCTGCGAGCAGTGGCGGCGCGACCTGGCCAGCTGCCGGGAGTGGGAGGAGAGCCGGAGCGCGGAGGCCCAG CGGTCCCTCTGTGAGAGCGAACGTGCAAGAGTCCAGGCTACACGGAAGCACACCCTGGTGTGGGCCTTGAGGCAGAGCCCTCCTGCAGACTGGCACCTCCCTCTACCACAGGAGGAGAAAGACCAGTGA